CACCTTTGGGGATCAGTACGTTACCTTCCGGCCAGTGTACCTGGACATTGCCTCGTTTCGTCGCCTCGAACTTGGCGCGTCCTTGGAAGGTGCCATATTTATTATACACGACGATGTTCTCTCCCTCTGCAATTCGCAGCTCCCGGGCATCCTCGGCATTGATCAGCACATCGTAGCGATCCGCGTTGTTGAACGGATCCTTGTTGCTGTAGATCATGGAGTTGAACTGTTTTCCCCGACGAGTCGTCACATAGAAGTGACCCTGCGGCTTGTTCAGATTCGGAATTTCGATTGGGAGGAGATTCGCTCGGCCATCCTCGGTCGGGAATTTGCCATCCTCACAAAGCCATGCGCCACCCCACTGGAAAACGTCTCCACGCTCTTTTAGGTGCTGGATCCCGTCGTAATTTGGATTCGCCTGCGCAATTTCTGCTCGAATCTCGGCGGCACTCCCAAAGTGCATCAGATGCTTTTTCTCCGGATGGACTCGTGCAGCGAGATCAACGTAAATCTCCCACTCAGAGCGTGCTTCCTCGATGCGCGGTCCATCGATTTCGGCACTGAAATACACCATTCGCTCCGTACTGGTCGACGTACCTCCACCAGGCTGTTCATAGCGCGTCATTGCTGGAAGAATAATAACTTCTTCTTTGGCATCTACGAGTGTCGACGTGTTGAAAATGATATCCTGATGTACGCGCAGCTCGACGCTCTCCAGACACTTGCGCATAAAGTCCGGATCAGGCATGGTCTCGAGGAAGTTACCGCCGCTCGTGTAGAACAGGCGTGTCTTTCGCTCATGTCCGTCAGGCAGCAGCGCATTCTCCAACGTCACGCCCACAATGTCGCCTTGCCATTTCGGGATTGGGAAGCCCCACAGCTTTTCAATCCGTGTCCAGCTCTTTTCTTCAAAATCGCCGCCAGGCAAGCTGAATGGATCTGCCCCCATCTCCCCAGAGCCTTGCACGCCGGAGTGGCCGCGAATCGGCATCACGCCGCAGTGCTTGCGTCCCATGAATCCGCGCAAAACAGCCAGATTGGCCACCTGCGAAATATTGTCCGTGCCAAAGCGATGCTGCGTCAAGCCCATGCTCCAGACAAATACACCCGATTTGGAATTGGCCAAGAGAACCGCGAATTCCTTTAAGCGCTCGCGAGTGAGGCCGGATGATTTTTCGATCTCTTCCCACGACAGCTTCATGACGTGCTCTCTCAGCTGTTCGATGCCGTTGGCGTGCTCTTTGACAAAGGCGTGGTTGATAGCAGAGCCGGGATTTTCCTTTTCCATCTCAAACCAGTGCTTCATCACGCCGTTCATGAAGGCGATATCGCCACCGATGTTCACCTGATAAAAATCGTCTACGATCTTCGTCCCAAACAGAGCACTGTCCGGAACAGACGGGATCCAGTACTTCTCCATCGCTGGCTCCCTGTACGGGTTGATCAGAATGATCTTGGTACCTGCCTTTTTCGCCGCATACATGTACTTCGTGGAGACCGGCTGATTGTTCGCGGGAACCGAACCCCAAAATACGAGGACATCCGTGCCGATCCAGTCCTGGTAGTTGCAGCTGGAAGCACCGATCCCTAGCGTCCGTTTCAAGGCCGTCTTACTCGGCGAATGGCAAATGCGCGACGCATTGTCGATGTTGTTCGTGCCGAGGAAACGAGCCATTTTTGCCGCTGTGTAGTACACCTCGTTGGTAATGCCGCGGGCCGTCAGGAAAAACGCTAACTGCTTGGGACTGATCCCCTTGATCTTGCTCGCGATGCGGTTCAGAGCTTCATTCCACGTGATCCGCGTAAATTTATTTTCGCCCGGCTTGCGGGACATCGGAAACGGAATCCGCCCAAGCTTGCGCAGCTCCACGCTGGACAGCTTTTGCAAAGCGCTTACGTCCTCCAGCCATTTTGTATCCAATGCCGGCATCGTATTGAGACGCAGCACATTCAAGCGTGTGGTGCACAGGTGTGGCCCTGTCAGCGTCTGGTCATACAAGCCAGATACTCCGAGTGCACAGCCATCGCATACCCCTTGTGTCAAAATCCGGTACGCATAGCCCAGATTATCCCGGTTATCGTACATGACTTTCATCGTATCACGAATGTGGTGCGGTTTTATTTTTCCAAGCCCCATCGGCATGAGAGATGCCCACAGGGAAGGTTCCCACGATGTATCCAGCTTGATTGGTCCGTTGTGTTTGGTCTTGCCCATTCCTTTCGCTCCCCTCTTTTGATTGCCTGTCTAATGAAAAAACCACCATAAACCGTCCCTTGTCCAGAGGAAAAGAGCGTGTTCACGGTGGTTGTCTAAGGCAGGTACGCTACCTAGTCTCAACTGCGTGTGTGATCGCGAAACCCGTTTCGTCTAAATCAGTGAACAGGGTCGCTGCTTCGTTTAGACTTACGGTTCGTTTTTCCATTTTTTCTCGATGTCTTGATCAAATACAAAGATGGACATCCCAAAATCACGTTCAATGTCAATATCGACAAACAAATCGATGAGCTTTGCGCCCAAAAAAGCTTCCATATCAACCGGTGTATTTTTGCGGTACATCTCCTTGACCATTTCGGTCCGTGCAGCTCGCAATGTCTGCTTTCCGTCTTCGGAAGTGGCGATGAACTTTTCCACCGGCGAAAGGTTGCCTTCCATTTCACAGATCGCCCAGTTCTTGCAAAACGTGGTGTTGATCTTGCTCGGTCCCTTACCCATGTGGCGTTTGCGGAAAGCTCTGACCAAATTGCTGAATTCTGCTTCGAACTTATTCATCTAGGAAACTCACCTTTACTTGATACCATTCTCTACTATAGACTTTACCATTGATCAGCTAGCCAATTCAACAGAGTTTTCTTTTCGTTTTGCCTCTTCTTGCAATTTTTTGATATCGAGGCGGATGATCAACGAAATTACCAGGGCGACCACGAACATCGCAGCGAAAATGCTCAGGGTGCCAGTGTAGCTCTGAGTGGTGTTACGTACCCAAGCGGCGAAGATCGGTCCTGCCAGACCAGCAGCGGCCCACGCCGTCAAGATGTAACCGTGGATCGCTCCGAGCTGCTTGGTGCCGAACAAATCGCCGATGTAGGCTGGAATCGAGGCGAAGCCTCCACCGTAGCAAGTCATGATAATAAACATCGCTACCATGAACATCACAGGATTCGTCAGATTCGGCAGCAGGAAAAACAACACCATTTGGATCGCAAAAAATGCGGTATACGTATTGGGACGACCGATATAATCGGAGAACGACGCCCATCCGATGCGACCTGCACCGTTAAACAGACCATTGAGTCCTACCATCAGGGCAGCCGTGCCGACAGACATTCCTACCATTTCCTGTGCCATTGGGGAAGCCACGGAAATGACCGCGATCCCACACGTTACGTTGATAAACAGCATGAGCCACAGCCAGTAAAAGCGTCGTGTCTTGATGGCTTCGTTTGCAGTCAGCTGGCACAAATCTTTTTTGATCTGCTTTTTGCCATCAGTAGCATCAGCGGAAAAGCCTGCTGGTACCCATTCTTTTGGAGGCGGAGAGAGGTATTGAGCTGAAGCGAACATGACGACAAAGTAGATGATTCCTAAAATGTAAAAGGTATTGGCAATCCCTACACTTTCAATCAGGCTGTTCATGATCGGGCTAGCAATCATCGAAGCGAAGCCAAAACCCATGATGGCGAGGCCAGTAGCCAGACCGCGACGATCCGGGAACCATTTGACCAACGTTGAAACCGGGGTGATATATCCGACTCCAAGACCGATTCCTCCCAACACTCCGTAGCACAGATAGAGCAACGGCAAACTACCCAATTGGATGGCCAGACCGGAACCGACAATGCCTACTCCAAAAAAGATGGAAGCCAGTGTTCCAGCCTTGCGCGGTCCGTGCTTTTCCACGTAGTGCCCGAGAAAAGCAGCCGACAGCCCTAAAAACAGGATCGCAATACTGAAGGTGAACTGTACATCTGTCAGTCCCCAACCAAATTGCTTGGTGATCGGCTTCGTAAACACGCTCCATGCGTAGACGGAACCGATTGAGAGGTGAATTCCCACCGCCGCCAATGCAATCAGCCAACGATTTTTTACATGTTGCTCCATGTGACACATCTCCTTTACGATGATTGATAATGGCCCGGCTTTCCCGGTTGTAATGATAAAAAAGAAAAACTGCTGCGCCCACCGACTCTCTCGTTTTTCGCTGCACGCAAATAAACGAAAGAATCGGTGAAACACAGCAGTTAATCATCAGCAGGAACGCTACATCAGCATCAACAAACAAGTGTTCACTATTCAAAAGGAGAACTCACAATGAACCGGTGACAGGAGCGCTACCCCGCGTCAATTGTGACTCTTCGTATAGGTATTAGTTGTAATCGTGAAAATTTTGTGACAACATAAACCTCAAATAGTATACTACCATGTAAGCGCTCACTCTACAATATTTTACTCGAAAATAAATGACTGACAGATTCGTTTTACGTCTAAACAGGAGGCCTACATGACAAATCTCACACAGACGATCCACCGATCCGTACTGAAAATCTCTGCGGACCAGCACGATTGGGAAGAAGATGAGATCGTCACCGAGTACCCGTTAACGATCTTTTTAAATGACGAAGAGTTCGCTACTATCGTCTGCACGCCAGCAGATCTGGTAGAAATGGTCATTGGCTTTCTCGCTGCAGAAGGGGCGATCAAGAGCTACGAGGAAGTCAAACAGCTCTCGATCGACGAAGCACAAGGCTTTGCCTACGTGGACCTGCACAAAGAAACCATCCTCTCGCAGAGCTTTTATTCCAAGCGACGTATCACTTCCTGCTGTGGGAAAAGCCGGCAGTCCTTTTATTTTTTCAGTGATGCTCGCACCGCCAAGCCAGCAGAAGGGGCGATTTCCGTCACGCCGGAGCAGTGCATGCATTTGATGCGAGAGCTGCAAGCTTCCTCGGATATCCACCGCCAGACTGGTGGCGTCCACAACGCAGCACTCTGCTCACCCGATCAGGTATTGCTCCAGTATTCGGACATCGGACGGCACAATGCTCTCGATAAAATCTATGGCAAATGCCTTCAGGATCAGATCGAGACGCAGGACAAAGTACTCGTATTTAGTGGACGTATTTCTTCTGAGGTATTGTTGAAAGCTGCCAAGATCGGCGCTGCCGTCATCTTGTCCAAATCCGCACCGACTGACCTCGCTCTCCAGCTGGCTGAAGAGCTGAACATTACCGCTGTAGGATTTATCCGCAATGACAAAATGAACGTGTACACGCATATACACCGCATCGCGATCTCGTAATGGAACTACTTCTCACGGCATAGCAGGAAAAAACAGGAAGGCTTCTCTTGGCAATCCAAGCGGTTCATTTTGATTCGGATGGGACACTGTTGAATCGTGACTCATCCTTATTGGCGTTTGTACGAGACCATCGTGCCGTGGTGATGAAGGCTGTCTGGAAACGAAACGAGCTGGAGGACACCGTTCTGGAGGCAGAAGCGATCATCGACGACCTGACAGAACTGCTCCCTCTTGTGCTACCCGAAGAATAGCGAACGAATTATTTCCTGCTTTTCTCTCTAGCGAGAGCAACCTCATACTCTTCCGGTGTGTTGGCATTAAAGACGGCCCACTCATCTAGTAATCCTTCTGGTGTCAGCTTTACGTGCAGCCCGTCCAATGTGCGCATGAGTCGGTACTGCCCATCACGCAGTGCTTGCTCCCACACTGGCTGCGTCCGTCGATGGTACAAGGCACATAAAGGATGCAGCCTTCCCTGCACGTTGGCCACCACGACATCCCACTCGTTCAATCCACTGGCG
This is a stretch of genomic DNA from Brevibacillus choshinensis. It encodes these proteins:
- the fdhD gene encoding formate dehydrogenase accessory sulfurtransferase FdhD, with product MTNLTQTIHRSVLKISADQHDWEEDEIVTEYPLTIFLNDEEFATIVCTPADLVEMVIGFLAAEGAIKSYEEVKQLSIDEAQGFAYVDLHKETILSQSFYSKRRITSCCGKSRQSFYFFSDARTAKPAEGAISVTPEQCMHLMRELQASSDIHRQTGGVHNAALCSPDQVLLQYSDIGRHNALDKIYGKCLQDQIETQDKVLVFSGRISSEVLLKAAKIGAAVILSKSAPTDLALQLAEELNITAVGFIRNDKMNVYTHIHRIAIS
- a CDS encoding FdhF/YdeP family oxidoreductase — translated: MGKTKHNGPIKLDTSWEPSLWASLMPMGLGKIKPHHIRDTMKVMYDNRDNLGYAYRILTQGVCDGCALGVSGLYDQTLTGPHLCTTRLNVLRLNTMPALDTKWLEDVSALQKLSSVELRKLGRIPFPMSRKPGENKFTRITWNEALNRIASKIKGISPKQLAFFLTARGITNEVYYTAAKMARFLGTNNIDNASRICHSPSKTALKRTLGIGASSCNYQDWIGTDVLVFWGSVPANNQPVSTKYMYAAKKAGTKIILINPYREPAMEKYWIPSVPDSALFGTKIVDDFYQVNIGGDIAFMNGVMKHWFEMEKENPGSAINHAFVKEHANGIEQLREHVMKLSWEEIEKSSGLTRERLKEFAVLLANSKSGVFVWSMGLTQHRFGTDNISQVANLAVLRGFMGRKHCGVMPIRGHSGVQGSGEMGADPFSLPGGDFEEKSWTRIEKLWGFPIPKWQGDIVGVTLENALLPDGHERKTRLFYTSGGNFLETMPDPDFMRKCLESVELRVHQDIIFNTSTLVDAKEEVIILPAMTRYEQPGGGTSTSTERMVYFSAEIDGPRIEEARSEWEIYVDLAARVHPEKKHLMHFGSAAEIRAEIAQANPNYDGIQHLKERGDVFQWGGAWLCEDGKFPTEDGRANLLPIEIPNLNKPQGHFYVTTRRGKQFNSMIYSNKDPFNNADRYDVLINAEDARELRIAEGENIVVYNKYGTFQGRAKFEATKRGNVQVHWPEGNVLIPKGVYETYAGIPEYNTAVKIEKADTFNANKDLKYKEKPIEDLEVNVG
- a CDS encoding DUF2294 domain-containing protein codes for the protein MNKFEAEFSNLVRAFRKRHMGKGPSKINTTFCKNWAICEMEGNLSPVEKFIATSEDGKQTLRAARTEMVKEMYRKNTPVDMEAFLGAKLIDLFVDIDIERDFGMSIFVFDQDIEKKWKNEP
- a CDS encoding L-lactate MFS transporter gives rise to the protein MEQHVKNRWLIALAAVGIHLSIGSVYAWSVFTKPITKQFGWGLTDVQFTFSIAILFLGLSAAFLGHYVEKHGPRKAGTLASIFFGVGIVGSGLAIQLGSLPLLYLCYGVLGGIGLGVGYITPVSTLVKWFPDRRGLATGLAIMGFGFASMIASPIMNSLIESVGIANTFYILGIIYFVVMFASAQYLSPPPKEWVPAGFSADATDGKKQIKKDLCQLTANEAIKTRRFYWLWLMLFINVTCGIAVISVASPMAQEMVGMSVGTAALMVGLNGLFNGAGRIGWASFSDYIGRPNTYTAFFAIQMVLFFLLPNLTNPVMFMVAMFIIMTCYGGGFASIPAYIGDLFGTKQLGAIHGYILTAWAAAGLAGPIFAAWVRNTTQSYTGTLSIFAAMFVVALVISLIIRLDIKKLQEEAKRKENSVELAS